One stretch of Candidatus Thermokryptus mobilis DNA includes these proteins:
- a CDS encoding TdeIII family type II restriction endonuclease: MKGHYRKFYFRRIIKKGQPKEDPDSVVDLFVKIKDEENYFDITSAKPNMKEFVALKLKLLRWTALRLSQDKNVKVFTRLAIPYNPYHPEPYERWTLKGLYDLENGEILVGEEFWNFVGSDNIYEELLDIFQKVGEELRDEIDEKFAEFRNR, from the coding sequence CTGAAAGGGCATTACAGGAAATTTTATTTTAGAAGAATTATAAAAAAAGGACAGCCCAAAGAAGACCCAGATTCTGTTGTAGACTTATTTGTGAAGATTAAGGATGAAGAAAACTATTTTGATATTACGAGTGCGAAACCTAATATGAAAGAATTTGTGGCTTTAAAACTTAAACTTCTCAGGTGGACGGCTTTAAGGTTAAGTCAAGATAAAAATGTTAAGGTTTTTACAAGATTGGCAATACCATATAACCCATATCATCCAGAACCTTATGAGAGATGGACATTAAAAGGCTTATACGATTTAGAAAATGGAGAAATATTAGTTGGTGAAGAATTCTGGAATTTTGTTGGAAGTGACAATATATATGAGGAATTATTAGATATTTTTCAAAAAGTTGGTGAAGAATTGAGAGATGAGATTGATGAAAAATTTGCCGAATTTAGAAATCGTTAA